TtgcaaaaaaaaagagatggGGTGGTAGCAaagtgggaagaagaagagaaaagggCCATTGATTTGCATTTACCGTTCCCATGATCTAATTTGGAAACAAGATGTCACAACCCTTATTGGGGCTTTGATACCATTTAAGAAATTGaaatcagaaaagaaaaaaacatgaaCCAATGAGGTTGCAAGAAATCACTGTGATTCTTTTCAATTGGCATGTCTAGGAGGAGTTTATATTACAATTGAGCTGGTACAGCAGCATATGCCACTGATGACAAGTAAGAATAGCTAACTTTCAGTTACAACTCGCCTTTGTGAAAAAGGGCATCTGCCCCCTAATCCTGaaaaaaagttttttaattCCCGTATCTCTTTGAGTGTGGGTATAATTAAGGTGTCTAACTATTTTTTCCATTTGTTAAACTCAGgcttttttttctgaatggcgtgaaagaaaatattaattggaGAAAGAGggtgaaaaaaaacaaaattagctGTCTGGGGTAGTTTTCTTTTAGCATTCGAGAGATTCCATGCGAATCCTAATAGGACAAACAACTTTTCCAGAACTGAATGACATGAAGTCAGGTTGACCAGGTACCATTCGTAGGAAACCTTGCGAATCCTAATAAGACAAGGAGAATCAGGTGCACCAGGAGAGATTCTCCTCCTTCCCGATGCAGTTTGACTGAGGAACAAGGGGCATTCGCAACAAAGCTCGCGAATGGCTGTCATTGGATGGGACGTAGCAGAGCTTGCAGGCATGCAGAGGCATGCAGAGGCTTTCGTAGCCTGCCACGCGAATAGCTTGTCGGCCACGATCAAAGCATGCACAGGCATTCGCACTTGACCTCGCGAATGGCTTGTTGGCTATGTTCTGCATTTCTGGCGGTCTGAAACCCCTATAAAAAGACCCCCAGAAATGTTGAAGCCTCATTTCTTTCAAGCCTCATTTCTCAACTTCACCTCTCCAActctctcaattctcaacttTCAAGCCTCATTTCTGAACTCTCAAGTGATAAGTTTGATACCTCTCAAGCTCTACCTACCCTTAAACTCTCTCAAGTGTAAAAGTCTCTATATTGTTGGTAATTATTTCTAACTCTATCTCTCATTCTAACCTTTCAAATATTATAGTTTATCATTTGTTTTTGAGTCTCAAACTTTCTTTGATGCCTAATTTTCGGTTGCATGTTATTACTTCATGAAGGTTTTGTAAATGGCGGATGAAGCAGTGCTAAGTCTCGGTCCAAAAAATCCGACGTTGTTggtgaaacaaaacaaacatgtGTCGGGATATGTTTGGAACCAAACAAGTAAGAAAGTCTTGAAGCTGAGATTACCCCACATTCCTTTGGATGGTGTCCCTCCACAAATCGAACAATACGTTCGATTGGCCGGATTTTACGAGGTCGCTCTATGTGGTTCTCTCAAACAAGACAAAGTGTTGATATCCGCATTGGTGGAGCGTTGGCGGCCCGAGACGCACACCTTTCATATGCCGTTTGGAGAGTGCACCATCACTCTTCAAGATGTTGCCGTTCAGCTGGGACTAAATATTGATGGGCAACCTGTTACCGGGGTGACATGGTGTGACTGGTCTGATCTCGTTACTCGTGCGCTAGGAGTCACTCCACCGCGACGTGCTATTAGAGGAAGTTGTTTAAACATGAGATGGTTAAACCAGtgttttgattttcaaaacctAGGTGCACTTGGGCCGGCAGAAGCTGAATTTGCTGCAAGAGCATTCATTTTGCGCTTGATTGGCACTTTCTTATTACCCGACCACTCGGGATCACATGTGCCTCTAAGATATCTACTACTAATAGAGAATTTAGCTCTGGCCTCCACGTACAGTTGGGGTTCGGCTGTGCTTGCAACTCTCTATCATGAGTTATGCCATGCAACCGGTTATGAACGACAAGAAATCGGTGGTTGTACTTATTTGCTCCAAATCTGGGCTTGGGAAAGGATTCCAATGACTGCCCCtgaaatcataccgatattgcAAATCGGCTGCCCCATCGCAGGAAGGTATGCACGTAATTTACAAGAAGTTATATTTATTTGTTCACATAAATGCGACAAAATAAGCCGTTAATAATTTACCCTAAATTTTATTTCAGGTGGGGAAGAAACCCAAATCGTGTTGACGTTGGTCGTCAAACGAATCAAATTGATTTGTGGCGGATCAAGCTCGACGAACTGAGAGCTGAAGACGTAAGTTAGTTATGCTAATATTATATTAcgctaatattatattattttgataTCTTGTCTCAATCATTTTATGTTtatgttcttaatttttttcgtCTAATTTGGATGTGTAGTTTGTCTGGAGGCCATACCCAGATCATGTTATAAATTCGCTACCGGAACGGTGTTGGCAAAGTATGCACTTGTGGAGATCAGTTGTGCCAATGATATGCTACACCTTTGTTGAGTGGCACCAACCGGATAGAGTCTTGCAACAGTTTGGCATGTTTCAGGGGGTACCTGACCCACCATATCAAATTGATAAACTGCATGACATAACTTTGGCGGGGAAGGAACAGGAAGATTGGGTTACAGCCATGATGCCCTTTATACAGGTGTGGGGGCAAAGACACCAAAGGATAGTTCAGCAACCCGTGGTTAATACGTTAGCTGGCCCTAACGACCGTTACATGAAGTGGTACGCCCAACATTCCATTCGTTGGCTGACGCGTCAGAGTTCGACAACAGGGCAAATTGTAATGACGGGATCACATGTGCCTCTAAGATATCTACTACCCCAGACagctaattttgttttttttcaccCCCTTTCtccaattaatattttctttcacgccattcagaaaaaaaagcCTTAAACTCACCAGCATGCAAAAGTTTCTGACATGTAACTAAAAAAGCTGAGTTCAGAGGAAAGACGTTTATATTAAACCCTAGCCATACGACTAATGAAAGTTCATAATGTAATATAGGCCtcaatattattcatcatagGACATAGATCATTAAGAAAAATATACCTGATATCATATATTAGAGACATTGGCTTGAACTTATTTTATACTTGCATAAGCAAAGGATAAATTGAATCATCTTAAACTAGACCTATGTAGTCCAATGAACAATTCAGTTTCTACATCTGAACTTGGACTGCTTTCAGCATAGGATTGATTTTCCCTCTGTTCATTTGTTGCTGGCTGTGGCTGGCTACCATACTGCAAGGGAAGTTCAgttaaaaatacatatttagTCTAATTGAAGGACTTTCTAAAATCCAGAACAAACAACAAGCATTCAAGAAAACTGGTTTCCTGAGTGGTTTGTTGGTTTAGTGAACCTTACCCAACCATCAGGTCCTCGGTTCAGAACCAGCACAAACCGAAAATAATACAACAAAATCCGCAAAAATATATACTAGACAGCAATAACTATAGTGTAATTTCACCTGCTCAGTGAGTCTGGCATTTTCAGCAAGTAGGACTTTTTCCTGAATTGTATTAAAAAACAGTAGTTAGAATCTCTTCAGTGTAATTTAGctgagattttattttttttcaaattattaaataaaaccTTCACTTTCTCTACCCCAGAAAAAGAACCTTGAAGAATCTTTTTCTGGGACCTGAATCATGAACTCAGGATGATACAAAAGTATATTCAAGCACAAAATCTCAAATGTGGAGTAATGCTGGATAAACAACAGTTTCACATGATAGTTGAGTCTTATATCGCATCTGCATCTAAATTTAAAAGAAAGTAGTTGAAATTAAGTCAGCTTTAATGAGATGCAGACACACAGAAATCCATATATGTAGTTATACCCTGTTGGCATTTGACTTATGTGCATGTAGCATGAATTTGAAAA
This is a stretch of genomic DNA from Lotus japonicus ecotype B-129 chromosome 1, LjGifu_v1.2. It encodes these proteins:
- the LOC130713732 gene encoding serine/threonine-protein phosphatase 7 long form homolog, producing the protein MADEAVLSLGPKNPTLLVKQNKHVSGYVWNQTSKKVLKLRLPHIPLDGVPPQIEQYVRLAGFYEVALCGSLKQDKVLISALVERWRPETHTFHMPFGECTITLQDVAVQLGLNIDGQPVTGVTWCDWSDLVTRALGVTPPRRAIRGSCLNMRWLNQCFDFQNLGALGPAEAEFAARAFILRLIGTFLLPDHSGSHVPLRYLLLIENLALASTYSWGSAVLATLYHELCHATGYERQEIGGCTYLLQIWAWERIPMTAPEIIPILQIGCPIAGRWGRNPNRVDVGRQTNQIDLWRIKLDELRAEDFVWRPYPDHVINSLPERCWQSMHLWRSVVPMICYTFVEWHQPDRVLQQFGMFQGVPDPPYQIDKLHDITLAGKEQEDWVTAMMPFIQVWGQRHQRIVQQPVVNTLAGPNDRYMKWYAQHSIRWLTRQSSTTGQIVMTGSHVPLRYLLPQTANFVFFHPLSPINIFFHAIQKKKP